The proteins below are encoded in one region of Oryzias melastigma strain HK-1 linkage group LG9, ASM292280v2, whole genome shotgun sequence:
- the LOC112148538 gene encoding nuclear factor 7, ovary-like has product MAERAALLKSFLNCHVCSETFNDPVTLSCNHNFCGSCLQRFWEQTLSKNCPICKRKSSKDHPLVNFSLKELADSFAGRQKSESSETKTGEQKFMEVCRKHSGESNLFCNDEQRAFCPVCELSLHQSHKVVPVEEAVRELKEELKSDLKSLQDKKMKYKEVEETYNQMIQHSKKQLLSTETQIRAEFNKLHQFLKEEEESRLAALREEEEQKRKTVSREMKRIQEQMSSLSESISAVEAELQKDKEAFLSSSKDTQSRARAQSSLSDPQLLSGALIDVAKHVGNLSFRVWEKMKEKVHFSPVLLDPNTAHDDLYLSDDLTSVRQGEFPQQLPDNPERNVIHPSVFGSEGFRSGKHSWEVEVGDHPIWNIGVAKESVNRKGECSASPENGFWCLLQYNGKYTNCDGQTVTVTKSLQKIRVHLDYDNGEVSFYNPEDMTHIYTYKDTFTEKLLPYFNVVKSGDAKTSKLQICPTD; this is encoded by the coding sequence ATGGCTGAGAGAGCTGCTCTTCTGAAATCTTTCCTGAACTGTCACGTTTGTTCAGAGACTTTCAATGATCCTGTAACTCTGAGCTGCAACCACAACTTCTGCGGGAGCTGTCTGCAGAGGTTCTGGGAACAAACTCTGAGCAAAAACTGCCccatctgtaaaagaaaatcatctAAAGATCATCCGCTTGTGAACTTCAGTCTGAAGGAACTTGCTGACTCGTTTGCTGGAAGACAGAAATCTGAATcatcagagacaaaaacaggagaacAGAAGTTCATGGAGGTCTGCAGGAAACATTCAGGAGAATCCAATCTGTTCTGTAATGATGAGCAGAGAGCTTTTTGTCCTGTTTGTGAGCTTTCTCTTCACCAGAGTCACAAAGTGGTTCCTGTAGAAGAAGCAGTCAgagagctgaaggaggagctgaagtCTGACTTAAAGTCTCTGcaggacaagaagatgaaataCAAAGAAGTGGAGGAAACATACAATCAGATGATTCAACACTCCaagaagcagctgctgtccacagagacacagatcagagcagagttcaacaagctccaccagttcctgaaggaggaagaggagtccaGACTGGCAGCtctgagggaggaagaggagcagaagagGAAGACTGTGAGCAGAGAGATGAAGAGGATCCAGGAGCAGATGTCCTCTCTGTCAGAAAGTATCAGTGCTGttgaagcagagctgcagaaagacAAGGAGGCGTTCCTCAGCAGTTCTAAAGACACTCAGAGCAGAGCCAGGGCCCAGAGCTCGCTGTCAGACCCACAGCTGCTCTCAGGAGCTCTGATAGATGTGGCCAAACATGTGGGCAACCTGTCCTTCAGAGTCTgggagaagatgaaggagaaggTCCACTTCAGTCCCGTCCTCCTGGACCCAAATACTGCACATGATGATCTTTATCTGTCTGATGATCTGACCAGTGTGAGACAAGGAGAATTTCCTCAGCAGCTTCCTGACAATCCAGAAAGAAATGTGATACATCCTTCTGTTTTTGGTTCTGAGGGTTTCAGATCAGGGAAACACAGctgggaggtggaggtgggagaTCATCCTATCTGGAATATTGGTGTGGCTAAAGAGTCTGTTAACAGGAAGGGAGAGTGTTCTGCTTCACCAGAAAATGGATTCTGGTGTTTATTACAATATAatggaaaatacacaaactgtGATGGTCAGACTGTCACTGTGACCAAGAGTCTCCAGAAGATCAGAGTCCACCTGGACTATGACAACGGGGAGGTGTCCTTCTACAACCCTGAAGACATGACTCACATCTACACTTACAAAGACACTTTCACTGAGAAACTTTTACCATATTTCAATGTTGTAAAATCTGGAGATGCAAAAAcctctaaactccaaatctgtCCGACTGATTGA
- the LOC112148586 gene encoding nuclear factor 7, ovary-like has translation MADKAALFESYLNCHLCSETFNDPVTLSCNHNFCWSCLQKFWEQTQNKNCPICKRKSSKDFPHVNFGLQELADSFAGRQKSESSETKTGEQKFMEVCRKHSGETKLFCKDERRAFCPFCEFFFQHQSHKVVPVEEAVRELKEELKSDLKSLQDKKMKYKEVEETYNQMIQHSKKQLLSTETQIRAEFNKLHQFLKEEEESRLAALREEEEQKRKTVSREMKRIQEQMSSLSESISAVEAELQKDKEAFLSSSKDTQSRARAQSSLSDPQLLSGALIDVAKHVGNLSFRVWEKMKEKVHFSPVLLDPNTANGCLYLSDDLTSVRNGETSFQQLPDNPERNIKYVDVFGSEGFRSGKHSWEVEVGDHPHWNIGVAKESVNRKGECSASPEDGIWCLLHDNGEYTNGDDQTVTVTKSLQKIRVQLDYDRGEVSFYNPEDMTHIYTHKDTFTEKLFPHFNVGKSGDAKTSKLRICPTD, from the coding sequence ATGGCTGATAAAGCTGCTCTCTTTGAATCCTACCTGAACTGTCACCTTTGTTCAGAGACTTTCAATGATCCTGTAACTCTGAGCTGCAACCACAACTTCTGTTGGAGCTGTCTACAGAAGTTCTGGGAACAAACTCAGAACAAAAACTGTCccatctgtaaaagaaaatcctCTAAAGATTTTCCACATGTGAACTTTGGTCTGCAAGAACTTGCTGACTCGTTTGCTGGAAGACAGAAATCTGAATcatcagagacaaaaacaggagaacAGAAGTTCATGGAGGTCTGCAGGAAACATTCAGGAGAAACAAAACTGTTCTGTAAAGACGAGCGGAgagctttttgtcctttttgtgagtttttttttcagcaccaGAGTCACAAAGTGGTTCCTGTAGAAGAAGCAGTCAgagagctgaaggaggagctgaaatCTGACTTAAAGTCTCTGcaggacaagaagatgaaataCAAAGAAGTGGAGGAAACATACAATCAGATGATTCAACACTCCaagaagcagctgctgtccacagagacacagatcagagcagagttcaacaagctccaccagttcctgaaggaggaagaggagtccaGACTGGCAGCtctgagggaggaagaggagcagaagagGAAGACTGTGAGCAGAGAGATGAAGAGGATCCAGGAGCAGATGTCCTCTCTGTCAGAAAGTATCAGTGCTGttgaagcagagctgcagaaagacAAGGAGGCGTTCCTCAGCAGTTCTAAAGACACTCAGAGCAGAGCCAGAGCCCAGAGCTCGCTGTCAGACCCACAGCTGCTCTCAGGAGCTCTGATAGATGTGGCCAAACATGTGGGCAACCTGTCCTTCAGAGTCTgggagaagatgaaggagaaggTCCACTTCAGTCCTGTCCTCCTGGACCCAAACACTGCAAATGGATGTCTTTATCTGTCTGATGATCTGACCAGTGTGAGAAATGGAGAAACTTCCTTTCAGCAGCTTCCTGACAATCCAGAGAGAAACATTAAatatgttgatgtttttggttCTGAGGGTTTCAGATCAGGGAAACACAGctgggaggtggaggtgggagaTCATCCTCACTGGAACATTGGTGTGGCTAAAGAGTCTGTTAACAGGAAGGGAGAATGTTCTGCTTCACCAGAAGATGGAATCTGGTGTTTATTACATGATAATGGAGAATACACTAATGGTGATGATCAGACTGTCACTGTGACCAAGAGTCTCCAGAAGATCAGAGTCCAGCTGGACTATGACAGGGGGGAGGTGTCCTTCTACAACCCTGAAGACATGACTCACATCTACACTCACAAAGACACTTTCACTGAGAAACTTTTCCCACATTTCAATGTTGGAAAATCTGGAGATGCGAAAACCTCTAAACTCCGAATCTGTCCGACTGATTGA
- the LOC112148711 gene encoding 2-methoxy-6-polyprenyl-1,4-benzoquinol methylase, mitochondrial, translating to MNDAMSLGIHRLWKDALLHVMHPQPGARLLDVAGGTGDIAFRFLEYVRSQQERQQRRAVSLRQTPLWRDVSDRYPDGGGAPESAVVVCDINKEMLKVGRQRADSRGVTTGLSWVVGDAEELLFNDDQFVLYTIAFGIWNVTHIDQVQSCLTQHATATLGSIWYLVPDRYHRDRMMKQQQSEQVEIFLRAKAITSLFSWTGAQSRTLWFLHL from the exons atgaacGACGCCATGAGTCTGGGGATCCACCGCCTGTGGAAGGACGCGCTGCTGCACGTCATGCACCCGCAGCCCGGTGCTCGCCTGCTGGACGTGGCGGGGGGGACGG GTGACATCGCTTTCCGGTTCCTGGAGTACGTTCGTTCTCAGCAGGAGAGGCAGCAGAGGCGGGCGGTGTCGTTGCGACAGACACCGTTGTGGCGGGACGTTTCTGACAGATATCCGgatgggggcggagctccagAGTCTGCAGTTGTGGTCTGTGACATCAACAAGGAGATGCTGAAAGTGGGCAGACAGCGGGCCGACAGCAGAGGGGTCACGACAG GTCTGTCCTGGGTGGTTGGAGATGCAGAGGAGCTGCTCTTCAACGATGACCAGTTTGTTCTTTACACCATCGCATTCGGCATTTGGAACGTCACTCACATAGATCAG GTTCAAAGCTGCCTGACCCAGCATGCTACGGCCACACTCGGTTCCATTTGGTATTTGGTACCCGATCGGTACCACAGAGACCGGATGATGAAGCAGCAGCAGTCTGAACAGGTGGAGATCTTCCTGAGAGCCAAAGCCATCACCAGCCTTTTCTCCTGGACTGGAGCTCAGTCCAGAACATTGTGGTTTCTGCATCTATAA
- the LOC112148706 gene encoding nuclear factor 7, ovary-like — MAERAALLEFLNCHICSDTFNDPVTLSCNHNFCGSCLQTFWEQTQNKNCPICKRKSSKEFPAVNFSLKELADSFAGRQKSESSETKTGEQKIMEVCRKHSGETNLFCKDEQRAFCPVCEFFQHQNHKVVPVEEAVRELKEELKSDLKSLQDKKMKYKEAEETYNQMIQHSKKQLLSTETQIRAEFNKLHQFLKEEEESRLAALREEEEQKRKTVSREMKRIQEQMSSLSESISAVEAELQKDKEAFLSSSKDTQSRARAQSSLSDPQLLSGALIDVAKHVGNLSFRVWEKMKEKVHFSLVLLDPNTANRWLYLSDDLTSVRNGETSQKLPDNPERNMKYCDVFGSEGFRSGKHSWEVEVGDHPHWNIGVAKECVNRKGECSASPKDGFWCLSHDNGEYTNGDDQTVTVTKSLQKIRVQLDYDRGEVSFYNPEDMTHIYTHKDTFTEKLLPYFNVGESGGGKTSKLQICPTD; from the coding sequence ATGGCTGAGAGAGCTGCTCTTCTGGAATTCCTGAACTGTCACATTTGTTCAGATACTTTCAATGATCCTGTAACTCTGAGCTGCAACCACAACTTCTGTGGGAGCTGTCTGCAGACGTTCTGGGAACAAACTCAGAACAAAAACTGTCccatctgtaaaagaaaatcatctAAAGAGTTTCCTGCTGTGAACTTCAGTCTGAAGGAACTTGCTGACTCGTTTGCTGGAAGACAGAAATCAGAATcatcagagacaaaaacaggagaGCAGAAAATCATGGAGGTCTGCAGGAAACATTCAGGAGAAACCAATCTGTTCTGTAAAGACGAGCAGAGAGCTTTTTGTCctgtttgtgagttttttcagcACCAGAATCACAAAGTGGTTCCTGTAGAAGAAGCAGTCAgagagctgaaggaggagctgaaatCTGACTTAAAGTCTCTGcaggacaagaagatgaaataCAAAGAAGCGGAGGAAACATACAATCAGATGATTCAACACTCCaagaagcagctgctgtccacagagacacagatcagagcagagttcaacaagctccaccagttcctgaaggaggaagaggagtccaGACTGGCAGCtctgagggaggaagaggagcagaagagGAAGACTGTGAGCAGAGAGATGAAGAGGATCCAGGAGCAGATGTCCTCTCTGTCAGAAAGTATCAGTGCTGttgaagcagagctgcagaaagacAAGGAGGCGTTCCTCAGCAGTTCTAAAGACACTCAGAGCAGAGCCAGGGCCCAGAGCTCGCTGTCAGACCCACAGCTGCTCTCAGGAGCTCTGATAGATGTGGCCAAACATGTGGGCAACCTGTCCTTCAGAGTCTgggagaagatgaaggagaaggTCCACTTCAGTCTCGTCCTCCTGGACCCAAACACTGCAAACAGATGGCTTTATCTGTCTGATGATCTGACCAGTGTGAGAAATGGAGAAACTTCTCAGAAGCTTCCAGATAATCCAGAGAGAAACATGAAATATTGTGATGTTTTTGGTTCTGAGGGTTTCAGATCAGGGAAACACAGctgggaggtggaggtgggagaTCATCCTCACTGGAACATTGGTGTAGCTAAAGAGTGTGTTAACAGGAAGGGAGAGTGTTCTGCTTCACCAAAAGATGGATTCTGGTGTTTATCACATGATAATGGAGAATACACTAACGGTGATGATCAGACTGTCACTGTGACCAAGAGTCTCCAGAAGATCAGAGTCCAGCTGGACTATGACAGGGGGGAGGTGTCCTTCTACAACCCTGAAGACATGACTCACATCTACACTCACAAAGACACTTTCACTGAGAAACTTTTACCATATTTCAATGTTGGAGAATCTGGAGGTGGAAAAAcctctaaactccaaatctgtCCGACTGATTGA
- the LOC112148704 gene encoding nuclear factor 7, ovary-like has protein sequence MAERAALFESFLNCHVCSETFNDPVTLSCNHNFCSSCLQTFWEQTQNKNCPICKRKSSKDRPLVNFGLKELADSFAGRQKSESSETKTGEQKIMEVCRKHPGETSLFCTDEQRAFCSVCEFSLHQSHKVVPVEEAVRELKEELKSDLKSLQDKKMKYKEVEETYNQMIQHSKKQLLSTETQIRAEFNKLHQFLKEEEESRLAALREEEEQKGKTVSREMKRIQEQMSSLSESISAVEAELQKDKEAFLSSSKDTQSRARAQSSLSDPQLLSGALIDVAKHVGNLSFRVWEKMKEKVHFSPVLLDPNTAPGCLYLSDDLTSVRNGETSQQLPDNPERNMKYNNVFGSEGFRSGKHSWEVEVGDHPIWNIGVAKESVNRKGECSASPNDGIWCLVHRSGKYTNCVCQTVTVTKSLQKIRVQLDYDRGEVSFYNPEDMTHIYTHKDTFTEKLLPYFNVGKSGDAKTSKLQICPTD, from the coding sequence ATGGCTGAGAGAGCTGCTCTTTTTGAATCTTTCCTGAACTGTCACGTTTGTTCAGAGACTTTCAATGATCCTGTAACTCTGAGCTGCAACCACAACTTCTGTTCGAGCTGTCTGCAGACGTTCTGGGAACAAACTCAGAACAAAAACTGTCccatctgtaaaagaaaatcatctAAAGATCGTCCACTTGTGAACTTTGGTCTGAAGGAACTTGCTGACTCGTTTGCTGGAAGACAGAAATCTGAATcatcagagacaaaaacaggagaacAGAAGATCATGGAGGTCTGCAGGAAACATCCAGGAGAAACCAGTCTGTTCTGTACAGACGAGCAGAGAGCTTTTTGTTCTGTCTGTGAGTTTTCTCTGCACCAGAGTCACAAAGTGGTTCCTGTAGAAGAAGCAGTCAgagagctgaaggaggagctgaaatCTGACTTAAAGTCTCTGcaggacaagaagatgaaataCAAAGAAGTGGAGGAAACATACAATCAGATGATTCAACACTCCaagaagcagctgctgtccacagagacacagatcagagcagagttcaacaagctccaccagttcctgaaggaggaagaggagtccaGACTGGCAGCtctgagggaggaagaggagcagaaggGGAAGACTGTGAGCAGAGAGATGAAGAGGATCCAGGAGCAGATGTCCTCTCTGTCAGAAAGTATCAGTGCTGttgaagcagagctgcagaaagacAAGGAGGCGTTCCTCAGCAGTTCTAAAGACACTCAGAGCAGAGCCAGAGCCCAGAGCTCGCTGTCAGACCCACAGCTGCTCTCAGGAGCTCTGATAGATGTGGCCAAACATGTGGGCAACCTGTCCTTCAGAGTCTgggagaagatgaaggagaaggTCCACTTCAGTCCCGTCCTCCTGGACCCAAACACTGCACCTGGATGTCTCTATCTGTCTGATGATCTGACCAGTGTGAGAAATGGAGAAACTTCTCAGCAGCTTCCTGATAATCCAGAGAGAAACATGAaatataataatgtttttggttcTGAGGGTTTCAGATCAGGGAAACACAGctgggaggtggaggtgggagaTCATCCTATCTGGAACATTGGTGTGGCTAAAGAGTCTGTTAACAGGAAGGGAGAATGTTCTGCTTCACCAAACGATGGAATCTGGTGTTTAGTACACCGTAGtggaaaatacacaaactgtGTTTGTCAGACTGTCACTGTGACCAAGAGTCTCCAGAAGATCAGAGTCCAGCTGGACTATGACAGGGGGGAGGTGTCCTTCTACAACCCTGAAGACATGACTCACATCTACACTCACAAAGACACTTTCACTGAGAAACTTTTACCATATTTCAATGTTGGAAAATCTGGAGATGCAAAAAcctctaaactccaaatctgtCCGACTGATTGA